Proteins co-encoded in one Corylus avellana chromosome ca9, CavTom2PMs-1.0 genomic window:
- the LOC132191723 gene encoding histone-lysine N-methyltransferase, H3 lysine-9 specific SUVH1-like, whose protein sequence is MENSTPVSGSLDKSRVLDVRPLRCLLPVFPSAPNSSSFPNTHDGAPFGFAPPSGPFPPGVAPFYPFGSPGNPAAVPNQNAHFTFTNPISTAVPITTIRTPSTQHAAEANGDTSKPKRPKSSIKSLKKTKAGRHIDIALADADIESVVENVLASSNLTTFDMVQQANGDKELVAYILMMYDFLRRKVTQIEESKEAIPGVTRRPDLRVGNILMNKKIRTNMRRRIGAVAGVEVGDIFFFRMELCLIGLHAPCMAGIDYMSLKISQDDDPIAVSIVSSGGYEDNMEDGDVLIYSGQGGNYYRKGKEISDQKLERGNLALEKSLHRGNEVRVIRGFKDVAYTTGKVYVYDGLYKIQESWVEKGKSGCNIFKYKLVRLPGQPEAFMIWKLIKQWKEAINARVGLILPDLSLGAENLPVSLVNDVDDEKGPAYFTYFPTLKNSKPGNPMEPSTGCICMNGCRPGDPNCPCIKKNGGYLPYNPNAVLVNQKSLIYECGPSCQCPPNCRNRVSQGGLRVRLEVFKTKDKGWGLRSWDPIRAGAFICEYAGEVLADYEVEKLGSENDDDCIFDATRIYQILEMPGDSNETPKIPHPLIISAKGIGNVARFMNHSCSPNVFWQPILRENKNELDLHIAFHAVRHIPPMTELTYDYGIVPHDKADLRKKKCLCGSIKCRGYFH, encoded by the coding sequence ATGGAAAACTCTACTCCTGTTTCTGGCTCACTTGATAAGTCTAGGGTACTGGACGTGAGGCCCTTGCGGTGTCTTCTTCCTGTATTCCCATCAGCACCTAATTCTTCTTCATTTCCAAATACCCATGATGGTGCCCCATTCGGTTTTGCACCACCATCTGGTCCTTTCCCACCTGGGGTTGCCCCATTTTACCCCTTTGGTTCGCCAGGAAACCCAGCTGCTGTACCCAATCAAAATGCACACTTTACTTTCACCAACCCAATATCTACTGCAGTCCCAATCACTACAATTAGGACTCCATCCACCCAGCATGCGGCAGAGGCCAATGGAGATACGAGTAAGCCAAAGAGGCCGAAAAGTAGTATTAAGTCCCTGAAGAAGACTAAGGCTGGCCGGCACATTGATATTGCCTTGGCTGATGCTGACATAGAATCAGTGGTTGAAAATGTTCTCGCATCATCTAATCTCACCACATTTGACATGGTCCAACAAGCCAATGGGGACAAGGAGTTAGTTGCATACATACTCATGATGTATGATTTTCTCCGAAGAAAGGTGACTCAAATTGAAGAATCGAAGGAAGCAATTCCAGGAGTTACAAGACGACCTGATTTAAGAGTAGGTAatattttgatgaataaaaagATCCGGACAAATATGAGGAGGAGAATTGGAGCTGTGGCTGGTGTTGAAGTTGgggatattttctttttcaggaTGGAGTTGTGCTTGATTGGATTGCATGCTCCATGTATGGCTGGAATTGATTACATGAGTCTTAAAATTAGTCAAGATGACGACCCCATAGCAGTCAGCATTGTTTCATCCGGAGGATATGAGGACAACATGGAGGATGGGGATGTCTTGATTTATAGTGGCCAAGGTGGGAATTATTACCGGAAAGGTAAGGAAATAAGTGATCAGAAGCTTGAAAGAGGTAATCTTGCTTTGGAGAAAAGCTTGCATCGAGGTAATGAGGTTAGGGTGATTCGGGGTTTTAAGGATGTAGCATATACAACTGGAAAGGTATATGTCTATGATGGTCTTTACAAAATCCAGGAGTCGTGGGTGGAGAAAGGAAAGTCAGGTTGCAATATATTTAAGTACAAACTTGTCAGGTTACCTGGCCAGCCTGAAGCATTCATGATTTGGAAATTGATTAAGCAATGGAAGGAAGCAATTAATGCTAGGGTTGGGCTTATATTGCCAGATCTTTCTTTGGGGGCAGAAAATTTACCTGTGTCTCTTGTAAATGATGTTGATGATGAGAAGGGCCCTGCTTATTTCACTTATTTTCCTACTCTGAAGAATTCAAAACCAGGAAATCCTATGGAACCCTCTACTGGCTGTATTTGCATGAATGGATGTCGTCCTGGAGATCCCAACTGCccttgcattaaaaaaaatggtggttATCTCCCATATAATCCAAATGCAGTTCTTGTCAACCAAAAGTCCTTGATATATGAGTGTGGTCCTTCCTGTCAGTGCCCTCCTAATTGCAGGAACCGAGTATCACAAGGTGGTCTGCGAGTTCGCCTGGAAGTGTTTAAAACTAAGGATAAAGGTTGGGGTCTAAGGTCTTGGGATCCTATCCGTGCTGGAGCTTTTATATGTGAATATGCAGGTGAAGTTCTAGCTGACTATGAGGTAGAGAAGCTTGGAAgtgaaaatgatgatgattgCATTTTTGATGCAACCCGCATTTATCAGATTTTGGAGATGCCTGGTGATTCCAATGAGACTCCGAAGATTCCGCATCCTTTAATTATAAGTGCAAAAGGCATTGGGAATGTAGCTCGTTTTATGAATCACAGCTGCTCTCCAAATGTATTCTGGCAGCCAATTTTacgtgaaaataaaaatgaattggACCTCCATATTGCTTTTCATGCGGTCAGACACATTCCTCCTATGACAGAGTTGACATATGATTATGGGATAGTTCCGCATGACAAAGCAGAcctgaggaaaaaaaaatgcctttgTGGGTCGATAAAGTGCAGAGGTTATTTTCACTAA